The Streptomyces avermitilis MA-4680 = NBRC 14893 genome contains a region encoding:
- a CDS encoding lipid-transfer protein, with amino-acid sequence MKAYIAGVGMTRFEKPETRDWQYWDMVREAGGKALGDAGIAYTEVEQVPVGYCFQASTAGQRAAYELGLTGVPVYNVNNNCATGSTALMLARQFVEGGISDCVLALGFEKMTRGSLGSGADGGDFRSSPVARHYGVMAARHGFEATPPTAQIFGDAAREHMEKYGTTEAQLAAVGAKNHRHSAHNPYAQFQDVYTVDEILASRPVHRPLTKLQCSPTSDGAAAAVVVSERFAQRHGLGDRVVEIVAQAMTTDTEESFASGSCIDVVGRPMSREAARRVYERAGLGIEDVDVVELHDCFSINELLTYEALGMCVAGESGKLVESGATTYGGRWVVNPSGGLISKGHPLGATGIAQIAELTWQLRGEAGARQVPGARVGLAHNIGLGGAAVVTLLRADRPVALGA; translated from the coding sequence ATGAAGGCCTATATCGCCGGCGTCGGCATGACGCGGTTCGAGAAGCCCGAGACCCGTGACTGGCAGTACTGGGACATGGTGCGGGAGGCGGGCGGCAAGGCCCTGGGGGACGCGGGGATCGCCTACACCGAGGTGGAACAGGTTCCGGTCGGCTACTGCTTCCAGGCGTCGACGGCCGGACAGCGGGCCGCGTACGAACTCGGCCTGACCGGCGTGCCCGTCTACAACGTCAACAACAACTGCGCGACCGGCTCGACCGCGTTGATGCTGGCACGGCAGTTCGTCGAGGGCGGGATCTCGGACTGCGTACTGGCGCTGGGGTTCGAGAAGATGACCCGCGGCTCGCTCGGGAGCGGGGCCGACGGGGGCGACTTCCGGAGCTCGCCGGTCGCCCGCCACTACGGCGTGATGGCCGCCCGGCACGGCTTCGAGGCGACCCCGCCCACCGCGCAGATCTTCGGCGACGCGGCGCGCGAGCACATGGAGAAGTACGGGACGACCGAGGCGCAACTGGCCGCGGTCGGGGCCAAGAACCACCGGCACTCGGCGCACAACCCGTACGCCCAGTTCCAGGACGTGTACACCGTCGACGAGATCCTCGCGTCGCGCCCGGTGCACCGCCCGCTGACCAAGCTCCAGTGCTCACCCACCTCGGACGGAGCGGCGGCCGCCGTGGTCGTCTCCGAACGCTTCGCGCAGCGGCACGGGCTGGGGGACAGGGTGGTGGAGATCGTCGCGCAGGCGATGACGACGGACACGGAGGAGTCCTTCGCGTCGGGGTCCTGCATCGACGTCGTCGGCCGGCCGATGTCGCGGGAGGCCGCCCGCCGGGTGTACGAGCGTGCCGGGCTCGGCATCGAGGACGTCGACGTGGTGGAACTGCACGACTGCTTCTCGATCAACGAGCTGCTGACGTACGAGGCACTCGGCATGTGCGTGGCCGGGGAGTCCGGGAAGCTGGTCGAGTCGGGAGCGACGACCTACGGCGGCCGGTGGGTCGTGAACCCGTCCGGCGGGCTGATCTCCAAGGGGCATCCGCTGGGCGCCACGGGTATCGCCCAGATCGCCGAGCTGACCTGGCAGCTGCGCGGCGAGGCGGGGGCACGCCAGGTCCCGGGCGCCCGGGTGGGTCTCGCGCACAACATCGGACTGGGCGGAGCGGCGGTGGTGACGCTGCTGCGCGCGGACCGGCCCGTCGCGCTCGGGGCATAG
- a CDS encoding DHA2 family efflux MFS transporter permease subunit: MTSMLRAAATEDSRTTTSRAAPPAWVVVALACAGQFLVVLDVSVVNVALPSMRADLGLSAPGLQWVVNAYAIAFAGFMLLGGRAGDLYGRNRTFLAGLALFTLASLGGGLAQEGWQLLVARAVQGLGAAVLAPATLTLVTSAVPEGAARARAIATWTAVGAGGGAAGGLVGGLLVDGLTWRWVLLINVPVGAVVLAGAARWLPESRARDGRRLDLPGALLVTAGLATLAYGIVQTEAEGWTAAATLVPLCAGLALIGLFLAVEARTKEPLMPLKLLGRRPVASANVAMFVNGSAMFCMWFFMTLYAQNVLGYTPLGAGLALVPSSLAVLLGAKLAPRLMPVVGPRNVAALGTLVAAAGFGWQSTMTADGTYATAIMFPGILMMLGGGLGATTLASLATSGASPMDAGLVSGLINTSRTMGGSLGLAVMSTIAAARTGSRGSAQALTEGYALAFRTGGCVLLGGALLMLLWLPRSTVVTGSTGAR; encoded by the coding sequence ATGACATCCATGCTCCGAGCCGCCGCCACCGAAGACAGCCGTACTACGACCAGCCGTGCCGCACCGCCCGCCTGGGTGGTGGTCGCGCTCGCCTGCGCCGGACAGTTCCTCGTCGTCCTCGACGTGTCCGTCGTGAACGTGGCGCTGCCGTCGATGCGCGCCGACCTGGGGCTGAGCGCTCCGGGACTCCAGTGGGTGGTGAACGCGTACGCGATCGCCTTCGCGGGGTTCATGCTGCTCGGCGGGCGGGCCGGCGACCTGTACGGACGCAACCGCACGTTCCTCGCCGGGCTCGCCCTGTTCACGCTCGCGTCCCTCGGCGGCGGTCTCGCCCAGGAGGGCTGGCAACTGCTGGTCGCCCGGGCCGTGCAGGGGCTGGGGGCGGCGGTGCTCGCACCCGCCACGCTGACGCTCGTCACCTCCGCCGTCCCGGAGGGCGCCGCACGCGCACGCGCCATAGCGACCTGGACCGCGGTCGGCGCGGGCGGGGGCGCGGCGGGCGGGCTCGTCGGCGGGCTGCTCGTGGACGGCCTGACGTGGCGGTGGGTGCTGCTGATCAACGTGCCGGTGGGCGCGGTCGTCCTGGCGGGGGCCGCGCGGTGGCTGCCGGAGAGCCGGGCCCGTGACGGGCGACGCCTCGACCTGCCCGGCGCGCTGCTGGTGACGGCGGGCCTGGCGACCCTCGCGTACGGGATCGTGCAGACGGAGGCGGAGGGCTGGACGGCCGCCGCGACGCTCGTACCGCTGTGCGCCGGGCTCGCGCTGATCGGGCTCTTCCTGGCGGTCGAGGCGCGGACGAAGGAACCGCTGATGCCGCTGAAGCTGCTGGGCCGGCGGCCGGTGGCGTCGGCGAACGTCGCCATGTTCGTGAACGGCTCCGCGATGTTCTGCATGTGGTTCTTCATGACGCTGTACGCGCAGAACGTCCTCGGCTACACGCCGCTGGGCGCCGGGCTCGCGCTGGTGCCGAGTTCGCTGGCCGTGCTGCTGGGGGCGAAGCTGGCGCCGCGTCTCATGCCGGTGGTGGGGCCGCGCAATGTGGCCGCGCTCGGCACGCTGGTGGCGGCGGCCGGGTTCGGGTGGCAGTCGACGATGACGGCGGACGGGACGTACGCGACCGCGATCATGTTTCCCGGGATCCTGATGATGCTGGGCGGGGGCCTCGGGGCGACGACGCTCGCCTCGCTGGCGACGTCCGGGGCGTCGCCGATGGACGCCGGGCTGGTGTCTGGGCTGATCAACACGTCGCGGACGATGGGCGGTTCGCTCGGTCTCGCGGTCATGTCGACGATCGCGGCGGCCCGCACGGGAAGCCGCGGGTCGGCACAGGCCCTGACGGAGGGCTACGCACTCGCGTTCCGCACGGGGGGATGCGTGCTGCTCGGCGGGGCGCTGCTGATGCTGCTGTGGCTGCCGCGGTCGACGGTGGTGACGGGGTCGACGGGGGCTCGCTGA
- a CDS encoding response regulator transcription factor — MPQDHRPAKSVRVLLAEDQGMMRGALALLLGLEEDIEVVAQVGAGDAIVDAALAHRPDVALLDIELPGMSGLEAAAELREQAPGCRVLILTTFGRPGYLRRAMEAGAAGFLVKDGPVEDLAAAIRRVLTGETVIDPALAAAALSAGPNPLTARECDVLKASVDGATVADIAAKLRLSESTVRNYLSSAIGKTGTRNRMEAMREARQQGWL, encoded by the coding sequence ATGCCGCAGGACCACCGGCCCGCCAAGTCCGTCCGGGTGCTGCTCGCCGAGGACCAAGGCATGATGCGTGGCGCCCTTGCCCTGTTGCTCGGTCTGGAGGAGGACATCGAGGTCGTGGCTCAGGTGGGCGCGGGGGACGCGATCGTCGACGCGGCCCTCGCTCACCGGCCGGACGTGGCGCTCCTCGACATCGAGCTGCCGGGGATGAGCGGGCTCGAAGCGGCGGCCGAGCTGCGGGAGCAGGCGCCCGGGTGCCGGGTGCTGATCCTCACCACCTTCGGGCGGCCCGGGTATCTGCGCCGGGCCATGGAGGCCGGGGCCGCCGGGTTCCTCGTCAAGGACGGGCCCGTGGAGGACCTGGCCGCCGCGATCCGGCGCGTGCTCACCGGGGAGACCGTGATCGACCCCGCGCTCGCCGCGGCCGCGCTCAGCGCCGGGCCCAATCCGCTCACCGCCCGTGAGTGCGACGTCCTCAAGGCGTCCGTGGACGGCGCGACCGTCGCCGACATCGCGGCCAAGCTGCGCCTGTCCGAGTCCACCGTCCGCAACTACCTCTCCTCCGCCATCGGCAAGACGGGCACCCGCAACCGCATGGAGGCGATGCGGGAGGCGCGGCAGCAGGGGTGGTTGTAG
- a CDS encoding sensor histidine kinase gives MTGNSDPMTCRIHEVREARRAWKEAWPPRRAAFRARRKSGEPAPEEMGPPHSGFALLPWLLMGMGAFSNLLQGTTPNPWIGGMGLLAFNSLYISVVFRAFVKEKRDAPATRWVLVAMLAITSGLGIGYGGSWLYFFPLLGLAVGAVTRGRTLPKLAFALSALAGTIAGFRDGWGAVGIGYATFLSTAVTAAILSLSEAVRELRAAREELARRAVEKERLRFSRDLHDLLGHTLSVIVVKSEAARRLAHRDLEAALLQVTDIESVGRQALTEIREAVTGYREGSLTTDLDGARSALSAASVDPVVRRSGPPLTPQTEALLGWVVREAVTNVVRHSDATRCEITVDGTPDRVRLKITDNGTGATVSEPLEGLGGTGLKGLTERLAAAGGSLEAGRAPRVGFLVTAELPVDATEPANAESANGELADREPANAESASTEADSGGAGARGATEVSEREQLA, from the coding sequence ATGACCGGGAACAGCGATCCGATGACCTGCCGCATCCACGAGGTGCGGGAGGCGCGGCGTGCCTGGAAGGAGGCGTGGCCGCCCCGGCGCGCCGCCTTCCGGGCCCGGCGGAAGTCCGGGGAGCCGGCCCCCGAGGAGATGGGTCCGCCGCACAGCGGTTTCGCCCTGCTGCCGTGGCTGCTGATGGGCATGGGCGCGTTCTCCAACCTTCTGCAGGGCACGACCCCGAACCCGTGGATCGGCGGGATGGGTCTGCTCGCCTTCAACTCCCTTTACATCTCCGTGGTGTTCCGCGCCTTCGTGAAGGAGAAGCGGGACGCGCCCGCGACCCGCTGGGTGCTCGTCGCGATGCTGGCGATCACCAGCGGGCTCGGGATCGGCTACGGCGGCAGCTGGCTGTACTTCTTCCCGCTGCTCGGCCTGGCGGTCGGCGCGGTCACCCGGGGCAGGACGCTCCCGAAGCTCGCGTTCGCCCTGAGCGCGCTGGCGGGGACCATAGCCGGGTTCCGGGACGGCTGGGGCGCGGTCGGCATCGGGTACGCCACCTTCCTGTCCACCGCGGTCACGGCGGCGATCCTCTCCCTCTCCGAGGCGGTACGGGAGCTGCGCGCGGCCCGCGAGGAACTGGCCCGGCGCGCCGTCGAGAAGGAACGTCTGCGCTTCTCCCGCGATCTGCACGACCTGCTCGGCCACACGCTCTCCGTGATCGTCGTGAAGTCGGAGGCGGCCCGCCGGCTGGCCCACCGCGACCTGGAGGCGGCGCTGCTCCAGGTGACCGACATCGAGTCCGTCGGCCGTCAGGCGCTGACGGAGATCCGCGAGGCCGTGACGGGCTACCGCGAGGGCAGCCTCACCACGGACCTGGACGGGGCCCGCTCGGCCCTGTCCGCGGCGAGCGTCGACCCCGTGGTCCGCCGGTCCGGCCCACCGCTCACGCCCCAGACGGAGGCACTGCTCGGCTGGGTGGTCCGCGAGGCGGTCACCAACGTCGTCCGCCACAGCGACGCCACCCGCTGCGAGATCACGGTCGACGGCACCCCGGACCGCGTCCGTCTGAAGATCACGGACAACGGCACGGGCGCCACGGTGTCCGAGCCCCTGGAGGGTCTCGGCGGCACGGGCCTCAAAGGACTGACCGAGCGTCTGGCGGCGGCAGGCGGCTCACTGGAGGCGGGCCGGGCCCCGAGGGTCGGCTTCCTGGTCACCGCGGAACTCCCGGTGGACGCGACGGAGCCGGCGAACGCGGAGTCGGCGAACGGAGAGTTGGCGGACAGGGAACCGGCGAACGCGGAGTCGGCGAGCACGGAGGCCGACTCGGGCGGGGCGGGTGCGCGGGGCGCTACGGAGGTGTCGGAGCGGGAACAACTCGCGTGA
- a CDS encoding MaoC/PaaZ C-terminal domain-containing protein, protein MPIDAAKAVAAEPRSAEISWDHKDVLLYHLGLGAGIPATGPDELRYTLESRLHVLPSFATVAGAGSPGVIGGLSMPGVDVDLARVLHGGQTVELHRPIPVTGTANATSRIAAVYDKGKAAILVMRTEVSDAEGPLWTNDAQIFVRGEGGFGGDRGPSTRLEPPVDEPTAVVERPIREDQALLYRLSGDWNPLHADPEFAKLAGFDRPILHGLCTYGMTLKAVVDTRLAGDVTRVRSYRTRFAGVVFPGETLRIRMWQRDGQVQVSVTAVERDDAPVLADTVVAHS, encoded by the coding sequence ATGCCCATCGACGCAGCCAAGGCCGTCGCCGCGGAACCCCGGTCCGCCGAGATCTCCTGGGACCACAAGGACGTACTGCTCTACCACCTGGGCCTCGGCGCGGGCATCCCGGCGACCGGCCCCGACGAGCTGCGCTACACCCTGGAGTCCCGGCTGCACGTGCTGCCCAGCTTCGCCACCGTCGCGGGCGCCGGCTCACCCGGCGTGATCGGCGGCCTGTCCATGCCCGGCGTCGACGTCGACCTCGCCCGCGTTCTGCACGGCGGCCAGACCGTCGAGCTCCACCGCCCGATCCCGGTGACGGGCACGGCGAACGCCACCTCGCGCATCGCGGCCGTCTACGACAAGGGCAAGGCCGCCATCCTGGTCATGCGCACCGAAGTCTCCGACGCCGAGGGCCCGTTGTGGACGAACGACGCCCAGATCTTCGTCCGCGGAGAGGGCGGCTTCGGCGGCGACCGGGGCCCGTCCACACGCCTCGAACCGCCGGTGGATGAGCCCACCGCCGTGGTCGAGCGGCCGATCCGCGAGGACCAGGCCCTGTTGTACCGCCTGTCCGGCGACTGGAACCCGCTGCACGCCGACCCCGAGTTCGCGAAGCTCGCCGGGTTCGACCGGCCCATCCTGCACGGATTGTGCACCTACGGCATGACGCTCAAGGCGGTCGTCGACACCCGCCTCGCCGGGGATGTGACCCGCGTCCGCTCCTACCGCACGCGCTTCGCCGGGGTCGTCTTCCCCGGCGAGACGCTGCGCATCCGCATGTGGCAACGGGACGGCCAGGTCCAGGTCTCGGTGACGGCCGTCGAGCGGGACGACGCCCCCGTGCTGGCCGACACCGTCGTCGCCCACTCCTGA
- a CDS encoding Zn-dependent alcohol dehydrogenase: MRAAVLHEIGQDKLEVLDDVESVGFGPGRVRIRVRATGLCHSDLSAMSGVLPQPAPFVPGHEGAGEIVEVGEGVSHLKPGDRVVVCWLPACGVCPACKRGQSQLCLAGFMNAGTPNFRRPGGDVFGFAGTGTFAEEVVVDAGSAVPIPDDVPFDIAALIGCGVTTGLGAALNTADVAAGSSVAVIGCGGVGISAVQGARLKGAAEIVAVDPVASRRESALRFGATQAVSPDELAAAKQAVTGGEGFDYVFEVVGRSATARTAYENTRRGGTLVVVGAGALDDFLQLNMFELFFDEKRILPSMYGGGDVLRSYERTIALWRAGRIDLEGLITHRVPLAEINEALDQMRTGTALRTCIEI, encoded by the coding sequence ATGCGCGCAGCCGTACTGCACGAGATCGGCCAGGACAAGCTCGAAGTCCTCGACGACGTCGAGTCGGTGGGCTTCGGGCCCGGCAGGGTGAGGATCCGGGTGCGGGCCACCGGACTGTGTCACTCGGACCTGTCCGCGATGAGCGGCGTACTGCCGCAGCCCGCGCCGTTCGTACCCGGGCACGAGGGCGCCGGCGAGATCGTCGAGGTCGGCGAAGGCGTCAGCCACCTGAAGCCCGGCGACCGGGTCGTCGTGTGCTGGCTGCCCGCCTGCGGGGTCTGTCCCGCCTGCAAGCGCGGCCAGAGCCAGCTGTGTCTGGCCGGGTTCATGAACGCGGGCACGCCCAACTTCAGGCGCCCCGGCGGTGATGTCTTCGGCTTCGCGGGCACCGGCACCTTCGCCGAGGAGGTCGTCGTCGACGCGGGCAGCGCCGTGCCGATCCCGGACGACGTGCCCTTCGACATCGCCGCCCTCATCGGCTGCGGGGTGACCACGGGACTGGGCGCCGCCCTCAACACCGCGGACGTGGCGGCCGGTTCGTCGGTCGCCGTCATCGGCTGCGGCGGCGTCGGCATCTCCGCCGTCCAGGGCGCCCGCCTCAAGGGCGCGGCCGAGATCGTCGCCGTCGACCCGGTCGCCTCCCGCCGTGAGTCCGCGCTCAGGTTCGGTGCCACGCAGGCGGTGTCGCCGGACGAGCTGGCCGCGGCCAAGCAGGCGGTGACCGGCGGCGAGGGCTTCGACTACGTCTTCGAGGTCGTCGGCAGGTCGGCCACGGCCCGGACCGCGTACGAGAACACCCGGCGCGGCGGCACACTCGTCGTCGTCGGCGCGGGCGCGCTGGACGACTTCCTCCAGCTCAACATGTTCGAGCTGTTCTTCGACGAGAAGCGGATCCTGCCCTCGATGTACGGCGGCGGCGACGTGCTGCGCTCGTACGAACGGACCATCGCGCTGTGGCGTGCCGGACGCATCGACCTGGAGGGCCTGATCACCCACCGGGTGCCGCTCGCCGAGATCAACGAGGCCCTCGACCAGATGCGGACGGGCACCGCCCTGCGTACCTGCATCGAGATCTGA
- a CDS encoding 3-oxoacyl-ACP reductase, with product MSLPLEGLTAIVTGAGRGLGRAEALELARLGAVVVVNDYGQPGRDGSGAASGTPAEEVAAEIRAAGGRAAAHTGDVADHEQARALVELTVAEFGKLDILVNNAGILRDRMIFSMSEDEWDSVVRVHLKGHFNTTHFASVHWRARSKAADGPVYGRIVNTSSEAFLAGSAGQPNYAAAKGGIVGLTTSTALALAKYGVTANVICPRARTRMTEDVFAGFAEPDEGLDPLAPAHVAPLVGYLASPAAAGVNGQLLVVHGGMVAIVERPRVAAKFDTKQDTFTYDELDALLTPHYADRPKGETFAAVEVLGLRRGRDAAVSPASPGR from the coding sequence ATGTCACTGCCACTTGAGGGGCTGACCGCGATCGTCACCGGCGCGGGGCGCGGGCTCGGCCGGGCCGAGGCACTGGAACTCGCCCGGCTGGGCGCCGTCGTCGTCGTCAACGACTACGGGCAGCCCGGACGGGACGGCTCCGGCGCGGCGTCGGGCACGCCCGCCGAGGAGGTCGCCGCCGAGATCCGCGCGGCGGGCGGCCGGGCCGCCGCCCACACCGGGGACGTCGCCGACCACGAACAGGCCCGTGCACTGGTCGAGTTGACGGTCGCCGAGTTCGGAAAGCTGGACATCCTGGTCAACAACGCGGGCATCCTGCGCGACCGGATGATCTTCTCGATGTCCGAGGACGAGTGGGACTCGGTCGTCCGGGTGCACCTCAAAGGGCACTTCAACACGACCCACTTCGCGTCCGTGCACTGGCGAGCACGCTCCAAGGCGGCCGACGGGCCCGTGTACGGACGGATCGTGAACACCTCGTCGGAGGCGTTCCTGGCGGGCTCGGCGGGCCAGCCCAACTACGCCGCGGCGAAAGGCGGGATCGTCGGGCTGACCACGTCCACGGCCCTGGCGCTCGCGAAGTACGGCGTGACGGCGAACGTCATCTGCCCGCGCGCCCGGACCCGTATGACGGAGGACGTGTTCGCGGGTTTCGCGGAACCCGATGAAGGGCTGGACCCGCTCGCGCCCGCACATGTCGCCCCGCTCGTCGGCTACTTGGCCTCGCCGGCCGCCGCGGGCGTCAACGGGCAGCTGCTCGTCGTGCATGGCGGCATGGTCGCGATCGTCGAACGGCCGCGGGTGGCAGCCAAGTTCGACACCAAGCAGGACACGTTCACCTACGACGAACTGGATGCGCTGCTCACCCCGCACTACGCGGACCGGCCGAAGGGCGAGACGTTCGCCGCGGTGGAGGTGCTGGGGCTCAGGCGGGGCCGGGACGCCGCGGTTTCCCCGGCCTCGCCGGGTCGCTGA
- a CDS encoding Nif3-like dinuclear metal center hexameric protein, producing the protein MPRLSEVIAALENLWPAEWAESWDAVGTVVGDPDQEVARVLFAVDPVREIVDEAVHLGADLLVTHHPLYLRGTTTVAASTFKGRAVHTLIKNDIALHVAHTNADRADPGVSDALAGALDLRVVRPLVPDPGDPDGRRGLGRVCALDHPVTVREFAARAAARLPATAQGIRVAGDPEALVRTVAVSGGSGDSLFDDVRAAGVDAFLTADLRHHPASEFMADRAHSPLALLDAAHWATEWPWCELAAAQLDEISDRHGWDLRVHVSKTVTDPWTAHAASTTTDSLGAPN; encoded by the coding sequence GTGCCCCGTCTGTCTGAAGTCATCGCCGCGCTCGAGAACCTGTGGCCCGCCGAGTGGGCCGAGTCCTGGGACGCGGTCGGCACCGTCGTGGGCGACCCCGACCAGGAGGTCGCGCGGGTCCTGTTCGCCGTCGACCCCGTTCGGGAGATCGTCGACGAGGCGGTGCACCTGGGTGCCGACCTGCTCGTCACCCACCACCCGCTCTATCTGCGCGGTACGACGACGGTCGCGGCGTCCACCTTCAAGGGCCGCGCCGTGCACACCCTGATCAAGAACGACATCGCGCTGCACGTCGCCCACACCAACGCCGACCGCGCCGACCCGGGAGTCAGTGACGCCCTCGCCGGAGCGCTGGACCTGCGTGTCGTACGGCCCCTCGTGCCGGACCCGGGCGACCCCGACGGCCGCCGGGGACTCGGCCGCGTCTGCGCACTCGACCACCCGGTGACGGTGCGCGAGTTCGCCGCACGCGCCGCCGCACGGCTGCCCGCCACCGCGCAGGGCATCCGCGTCGCGGGCGACCCCGAGGCCCTCGTCCGTACGGTCGCCGTCAGCGGCGGCTCCGGCGACAGCCTCTTCGACGACGTACGCGCGGCCGGCGTCGACGCCTTCCTCACCGCGGACCTGCGCCACCACCCGGCGTCGGAATTCATGGCGGACCGCGCCCACAGTCCTCTCGCGCTGCTCGACGCGGCGCACTGGGCCACGGAATGGCCCTGGTGCGAGCTGGCAGCCGCCCAGCTCGACGAGATTTCCGACCGCCACGGCTGGGACCTGCGGGTCCATGTGTCGAAGACGGTCACCGACCCCTGGACCGCCCACGCGGCGTCCACCACCACTGATTCCCTTGGAGCCCCCAACTGA
- a CDS encoding zinc ribbon domain-containing protein: MNAAPADQIRLLDVQALDARLQQLAHKRRSLPEHAEIESLNKDLTQLRDLLVAAQTEESDTSREQTKAEQDVDQVRQRAVRDQQRLDSGAVTSPKDLENLQREIVSLAKRQGDLEDVVLEIMERRESAQERVAELTGRVSSVQAKIDDATARRDAAFESLDGEAASVTKEREVISASVPADLLKLYDKLRAQQGGVGAARLYQRRCEGCHIELNITELNDVRSAPRDTVVRCENCRRILVRTSDSGL; the protein is encoded by the coding sequence CTGAACGCCGCGCCCGCCGACCAGATCCGACTCCTCGACGTCCAGGCCCTCGACGCCCGCCTCCAGCAGCTCGCCCACAAGCGGAGGTCGCTGCCCGAGCACGCCGAGATCGAGTCGCTGAACAAGGACCTCACGCAGCTGCGTGACCTGCTGGTGGCCGCTCAGACCGAGGAGAGCGACACCTCCCGCGAGCAGACCAAGGCCGAGCAGGACGTCGACCAGGTGCGCCAGCGCGCCGTCCGTGACCAGCAGCGCCTCGACTCCGGCGCCGTCACTTCCCCGAAGGACCTGGAGAACCTCCAGCGCGAGATCGTCTCGCTCGCCAAGCGACAGGGCGACCTGGAGGACGTGGTCCTGGAGATCATGGAGCGCCGCGAGTCCGCGCAGGAGCGGGTCGCCGAGCTGACCGGGCGCGTCTCCTCCGTGCAGGCGAAGATCGACGACGCGACGGCCCGCCGGGACGCGGCGTTCGAGTCGCTGGACGGCGAGGCGGCCTCGGTGACGAAGGAGCGCGAGGTCATCTCGGCCTCGGTCCCGGCCGATCTCCTGAAGCTCTACGACAAGCTGCGCGCTCAGCAGGGCGGCGTCGGCGCGGCCCGCCTCTACCAGCGCCGGTGCGAGGGCTGCCACATCGAGCTCAACATCACCGAGCTGAACGACGTCCGGTCCGCGCCGCGTGACACCGTCGTCCGCTGCGAGAACTGCCGCCGCATCCTGGTGCGCACGTCCGACTCCGGTCTGTAA
- a CDS encoding bifunctional RNase H/acid phosphatase, translated as MREFIVEADGGSRGNPGPAGYGAVVIDAATGETLAETAEYIGVATNNVAEYRGLLAGLKAARALDPAARIRVRMDSKLVVEQMSGRWKIKHPDMKPLAREAAAVFPPSQVTYEWIPRERNKHADRLANEAMDAGKRGERWSPSTSTAELSARTPAPAAPEPTGPPGDAAAGAARARAALAGGRVATSPAVPEPGGTAADTGARAARDVASVPADADVRAARNVASPPADLGAPATFVLLRHGETPLTPQKRFSGSGGSDPALSDVGRRQAELVGAALAARGTIQAVVSSPLARCRETAGIVAARLGIEVSVEEGLRETDFGAWEGLTFGEVRERHPEDMNAWLADPEAEPTGGGESFAAVARRVATTRDKLLAAYAGRTVLLVSHVTPIKTLVRLALDAPPQSLFRMELSAASVSAVAYYADGNASVRLLNDTSHLR; from the coding sequence GTGCGGGAGTTCATCGTCGAGGCCGACGGCGGTTCCCGGGGCAACCCGGGGCCCGCGGGCTACGGCGCCGTGGTGATCGACGCGGCGACGGGCGAGACGCTGGCGGAGACGGCCGAGTACATCGGCGTCGCCACGAACAACGTGGCCGAGTACCGGGGGCTGCTGGCCGGGCTGAAGGCGGCCCGCGCCCTGGACCCGGCCGCCCGGATCCGCGTCCGCATGGACTCCAAACTCGTGGTCGAGCAGATGTCGGGCCGATGGAAGATCAAGCACCCCGACATGAAGCCGCTGGCGAGGGAAGCGGCGGCGGTCTTCCCGCCGTCACAGGTCACGTACGAGTGGATTCCGCGCGAGCGGAACAAGCACGCCGACCGGCTCGCGAACGAGGCGATGGACGCCGGCAAGCGGGGGGAGCGGTGGTCCCCGTCGACGTCCACCGCGGAACTGTCCGCCCGGACGCCGGCCCCCGCGGCCCCCGAGCCGACGGGGCCACCCGGAGACGCGGCGGCGGGCGCGGCCAGGGCTCGGGCGGCGCTGGCCGGTGGACGCGTGGCGACGAGCCCTGCGGTCCCTGAACCGGGCGGCACCGCTGCCGACACCGGCGCGCGGGCCGCGCGCGATGTTGCCTCCGTGCCGGCCGATGCTGACGTGCGGGCCGCGCGCAACGTCGCGTCCCCGCCCGCCGACCTCGGCGCCCCCGCCACCTTCGTGCTGTTGCGGCACGGGGAGACCCCGCTGACGCCGCAGAAGCGGTTCTCGGGGAGCGGTGGCAGTGATCCGGCCCTCTCCGACGTGGGCCGCCGGCAGGCCGAACTCGTCGGTGCCGCCCTCGCCGCACGCGGCACCATCCAGGCCGTCGTGTCCTCGCCGCTGGCCCGCTGCCGCGAGACCGCCGGGATCGTCGCCGCCCGCCTCGGTATCGAGGTGAGCGTCGAGGAGGGGCTGCGCGAGACCGACTTCGGCGCCTGGGAGGGGCTGACCTTCGGCGAGGTGCGCGAGCGCCACCCCGAGGACATGAACGCCTGGCTGGCCGACCCGGAGGCCGAGCCCACCGGCGGCGGGGAGAGCTTCGCCGCCGTCGCCCGGCGCGTCGCCACCACCCGCGACAAGCTCCTCGCCGCGTACGCGGGCCGCACGGTCCTGCTCGTCTCGCACGTCACGCCGATCAAGACCCTCGTACGACTCGCCCTCGACGCGCCCCCGCAGTCCCTGTTCCGGATGGAACTGTCGGCGGCCTCCGTCTCGGCCGTGGCGTACTACGCGGACGGAAACGCGTCCGTGCGTCTGCTGAACGACACGTCGCACCTCCGCTGA